A genomic segment from Pseudomonas sp. S09G 359 encodes:
- a CDS encoding TonB-dependent siderophore receptor, which produces MPSRRIAPLAGLALGLLLDPAFAEDNTLELDTISVTTDAYESATGPVKGYRATRSASATKTDTALRDIPQSISVIPATVLKDLGSTNVERALEFAGGVSKQNNFGGLTLYEYSVRGFTTSEFYQDGFSANRGYPSTPDAANIERIEVLKGPAASLYGRGDPGGTVNIVTKKPQPDAFTTLQTSAGSWDRYRTALDVNTPLDAEGQVLSRVNLAVEDNHSFRDHVQSKRVFVAPSFSWQLNPDTSLLVESEFVRHSSTFDRGIVDAPGMSRSTFLGEPNDGDIDNHNNRLQATLEHHLNDAWKLRLASHYKQGSLWGDASENRALNADGHTLNRRYRERSMGWHDSITQLELRGLFDIGSWQHELLIGSEYEDYRKQERVTAIAGSPYAIDLYNPVYGQPKPNGTRSGTDFFEQTKSQALNLQDQIIFTDRLRGMVGARFEHFEQSTDDFSRNHAKSRQTHDALTQRAGLLYQLTPEVGVFANASTSFKPNSGLDADGKSFKPEEGVGYEVGIKSELFDDRLSATLAAFHIEKENVLALDPATNTNRAMGKARSQGFDLQLSGQVTDAVRVIGALAYIDAEVTKGDKAIPAGSRILGVAKRSGSLLGVYEFQDGMLRGSDLGAAFTYVGDRSGEAGTRFELPAYHTVDLLAHYKATQNVTVGLNLNNLFDEKYYERSYSNYWVNPGDPRNFTVSLTLNL; this is translated from the coding sequence ATGCCGTCTCGAAGAATTGCCCCCTTGGCTGGCCTGGCCCTGGGGTTGCTGCTGGACCCCGCCTTTGCCGAAGACAACACCCTGGAGCTCGACACCATCAGCGTCACCACCGACGCCTATGAATCCGCCACCGGCCCGGTCAAGGGCTACCGCGCTACCCGCTCCGCCAGCGCGACAAAAACTGACACGGCCTTGCGCGATATCCCACAGTCCATCAGCGTTATCCCCGCCACGGTGCTCAAGGACCTGGGCAGCACAAACGTGGAACGCGCCCTGGAGTTTGCCGGCGGCGTGTCCAAGCAAAACAACTTTGGCGGCCTGACCCTTTACGAATACAGCGTGCGCGGCTTCACCACCTCGGAGTTCTACCAGGACGGGTTCAGCGCCAATCGCGGCTACCCGAGCACACCGGACGCGGCCAATATCGAACGCATCGAAGTGCTCAAGGGCCCTGCCGCCAGCCTGTACGGGCGCGGCGACCCCGGCGGCACGGTGAATATCGTGACTAAAAAACCCCAGCCGGACGCCTTCACCACCCTGCAAACCAGTGCCGGCAGCTGGGACCGCTATCGCACCGCGCTCGACGTCAACACCCCGCTGGACGCCGAAGGCCAGGTGCTGTCGCGGGTCAACCTGGCGGTGGAAGACAACCACAGCTTCCGCGATCACGTGCAGAGCAAGCGCGTGTTCGTCGCGCCCTCCTTCAGCTGGCAATTGAACCCGGATACCAGCCTGCTGGTGGAAAGCGAATTCGTGCGCCACAGTTCCACCTTCGACCGGGGCATCGTCGACGCCCCCGGCATGTCGCGTTCCACCTTCCTCGGCGAGCCCAACGACGGTGACATCGACAACCACAACAACCGCCTCCAGGCCACCCTCGAACACCACCTCAATGACGCCTGGAAACTGCGCCTGGCCAGCCACTACAAGCAAGGCAGCCTGTGGGGCGACGCCTCGGAAAACCGCGCGCTGAACGCCGACGGCCACACCCTCAACCGCCGTTACCGCGAGCGCTCCATGGGTTGGCATGACAGCATTACCCAGCTTGAACTGCGGGGTTTGTTCGACATCGGCAGTTGGCAGCATGAATTGCTGATCGGCAGCGAGTACGAGGACTACCGCAAGCAGGAGCGCGTGACCGCGATTGCCGGCAGCCCCTACGCCATCGACCTCTACAACCCGGTCTACGGCCAGCCCAAGCCCAATGGCACACGCTCTGGCACGGACTTCTTCGAGCAGACCAAAAGCCAGGCGCTGAACCTGCAGGACCAGATCATCTTCACCGACCGCCTGCGGGGCATGGTCGGCGCGCGCTTCGAGCATTTCGAACAGAGCACCGATGACTTCTCGCGCAACCACGCCAAGAGCCGGCAAACCCACGACGCCCTTACCCAGCGCGCCGGCCTGCTCTACCAGCTCACGCCTGAAGTCGGCGTGTTCGCCAATGCCTCCACCTCGTTCAAGCCCAACAGCGGGCTGGATGCCGACGGCAAATCCTTCAAGCCCGAAGAAGGCGTGGGCTATGAAGTGGGCATCAAGAGCGAGCTGTTCGACGACCGCCTCAGCGCCACTCTCGCCGCGTTCCATATCGAAAAGGAAAACGTGCTGGCCCTGGACCCCGCCACCAACACCAACCGCGCCATGGGCAAGGCCCGCAGCCAGGGGTTCGACCTGCAATTGAGCGGGCAAGTGACGGACGCAGTGCGGGTGATCGGCGCCCTGGCCTATATCGACGCAGAAGTGACCAAGGGCGACAAGGCCATCCCCGCCGGCAGCCGCATCCTCGGCGTGGCCAAGCGCAGCGGCAGTCTGTTGGGGGTGTATGAATTCCAGGATGGGATGTTGCGTGGTTCAGATTTGGGCGCGGCGTTCACGTATGTGGGGGATCGCTCGGGTGAAGCCGGCACGCGTTTCGAGCTGCCGGCTTACCACACGGTCGATCTGCTGGCCCATTACAAGGCCACGCAGAATGTCACCGTGGGGCTGAACCTGAACAACCTGTTCGATGAAAAATACTACGAGCGCTCCTACAGCAATTACTGGGTCAACCCCGGCGATCCGCGCAATTTCACCGTCAGCCTGACCCTTAACCTGTAA
- a CDS encoding MerR family transcriptional regulator: MKAALQDQPGEDLAQAFEDGWLPIREVARQTGVNAVTLRAWERRYGLIVPQRTPKGHRLFSAEHVQRIHTILTWLNRGVPVSQVKGLIDSAQALPDAVENEWHALRQTLVNAISELNERRVDDAFNQAMALYPPRTLCEQLLLPLLQELELKWQGQFGAQMERVFFLSWLRSKFGARIYHNNRQLHGAPLLLVNQSDLPLEPHLWLSAWLASSADCPVEVFDWPLPVGELALAVEHLKPRAVLLYSSKALHLSALVKLLTGVGCPKLIVGPTVCIHQAELAVFTRDTAELFVAEDPLSAHQILIQRGLI; this comes from the coding sequence ATGAAAGCTGCCCTGCAAGACCAACCCGGCGAAGACCTCGCCCAAGCCTTCGAAGATGGCTGGTTGCCGATTCGCGAAGTGGCGCGCCAAACCGGCGTCAACGCCGTGACCCTGCGCGCCTGGGAACGCCGCTACGGCCTGATCGTGCCCCAGCGCACGCCCAAGGGCCATCGGCTGTTCAGCGCCGAGCATGTGCAACGCATCCACACCATCCTCACCTGGCTCAATCGCGGCGTGCCGGTCAGCCAGGTCAAAGGCCTGATCGACTCGGCCCAGGCGCTGCCCGATGCGGTCGAGAACGAATGGCATGCCCTGCGGCAAACCCTGGTCAACGCCATCAGCGAGCTGAACGAACGCCGGGTCGACGACGCCTTCAACCAGGCCATGGCGCTGTACCCGCCGCGCACCCTCTGCGAGCAACTGCTGCTGCCGCTGCTGCAAGAGCTGGAACTGAAATGGCAGGGGCAATTTGGCGCGCAGATGGAACGGGTGTTTTTCCTGTCCTGGCTGCGCAGCAAATTTGGCGCGCGCATTTATCACAACAATCGCCAATTGCACGGCGCGCCGCTGCTGCTGGTCAACCAGTCCGACCTGCCCCTGGAGCCGCACCTGTGGCTCAGCGCCTGGTTGGCCAGCAGCGCCGATTGCCCGGTGGAGGTCTTCGACTGGCCGTTGCCTGTCGGCGAACTGGCCCTGGCGGTGGAGCACCTGAAGCCGCGCGCGGTGCTGCTGTATTCGAGCAAGGCCCTCCACTTGTCGGCACTGGTAAAACTTTTGACCGGCGTGGGTTGCCCAAAGTTGATCGTCGGACCAACGGTATGCATCCACCAGGCGGAGCTGGCCGTATTCACCCGTGACACCGCGGAATTGTTCGTGGCCGAAGACCCATTGTCGGCCCATCAGATACTGATCCAGCGTGGACTTATTTAA
- a CDS encoding NAD(P)/FAD-dependent oxidoreductase codes for MTVPIAIIGTGIAGLSAARALQDAGHAVKLFDKSRGSGGRMSSKRSDAGALDMGAQYFTARDRRFVNEVQRWQSNGWAEQWKPQLYNFKSGQLTPSPDEQIRWVGTPRMSAITRALLDDLPVEFGCRITEVFQGKHHWNLLDADGGNHGPFSHVIIATPAPQATALLAAAPKLASAAAGVKMDPTWAIALAFDKPLDTPMEGCFVQDSPLDWLARNRSKPGRDNTLDTWVLHATSAWSKAHLDLSKEAVIEHLHGAFAELLHSAMPAPSFSLAHRWLYARPSSAHEFGVLADADLGLYVCGDWCLSGRVEGAWLSGQEAARRLIEHLQ; via the coding sequence ATGACTGTTCCCATCGCGATCATCGGCACCGGCATCGCCGGTCTCTCCGCCGCCCGAGCGTTACAAGACGCGGGGCACGCTGTAAAACTCTTCGATAAAAGCCGCGGCAGCGGTGGCCGCATGTCCAGCAAGCGCAGCGATGCCGGCGCTCTGGACATGGGCGCGCAATACTTCACTGCCCGCGACCGGCGCTTCGTCAACGAAGTGCAGCGCTGGCAGAGCAATGGCTGGGCCGAGCAATGGAAACCGCAGCTGTACAACTTCAAGTCCGGCCAGCTCACCCCCTCCCCTGATGAACAGATCCGCTGGGTCGGCACCCCGCGCATGAGCGCGATCACCCGCGCGCTGTTGGATGACCTGCCGGTGGAATTCGGTTGCCGCATCACCGAAGTGTTCCAGGGCAAACACCACTGGAACCTGCTGGACGCCGACGGCGGCAATCACGGCCCGTTCAGCCACGTGATTATCGCCACGCCCGCCCCGCAAGCCACCGCCCTGCTGGCCGCCGCGCCCAAGTTGGCGAGTGCCGCCGCCGGAGTGAAGATGGACCCCACCTGGGCCATCGCCCTGGCTTTCGACAAACCGTTGGATACGCCCATGGAAGGCTGCTTCGTGCAAGACAGCCCCCTCGACTGGCTGGCGCGCAACCGCAGCAAACCCGGGCGCGACAACACCCTCGACACCTGGGTATTGCACGCCACCAGCGCCTGGAGCAAGGCCCACCTCGACCTGTCCAAGGAAGCCGTGATCGAACACCTGCACGGCGCCTTCGCGGAACTGCTGCACAGCGCCATGCCCGCGCCGTCGTTCAGCCTGGCGCACCGCTGGCTCTACGCGCGTCCGTCCAGCGCGCATGAGTTCGGCGTACTCGCCGACGCCGACCTGGGCCTGTATGTGTGTGGCGACTGGTGCCTGTCGGGCCGGGTCGAAGGGGCCTGGCTCAGTGGCCAGGAAGCCGCGCGCCGCTTGATCGAGCACCTGCAATGA
- a CDS encoding DUF523 and DUF1722 domain-containing protein, which yields MSSTGTKPKIAISACLLGENVRFNGGHKQSLLCSQTLADYFDFVPLCPEVAIGLGIPREPIRLVGDPAHPQALGTVNRELNVTQPLDDYGQQMAAEHTDLCGYIFMQKSPSCGLERVKVYRANGTPVDGGGRGIYAQAFCARHPNLPVEEDGRLNDPVLRENFLTRVFVYASWQQLLGEGLTRHRLLAFHARYKYLLMAHSPVHYKSLGHRLGSMGKGTNLDELAACYFTELMTGLTKCATRGTHTNVLQHISGYLKQAISADDKQEMQTVIGQYRHGIVPLVVPLTLLKHHFRQHPDRYIAQQAYLQPHPENLSLRNAI from the coding sequence ATGTCCAGCACCGGCACCAAGCCCAAGATCGCCATCAGCGCCTGCCTGCTCGGCGAGAACGTTCGCTTCAACGGTGGGCATAAACAATCGCTGCTGTGCAGCCAGACCCTCGCGGACTATTTCGACTTTGTGCCGCTGTGCCCCGAGGTTGCCATCGGCCTGGGCATCCCCCGCGAACCCATCCGCCTGGTGGGCGACCCCGCCCACCCGCAAGCCTTGGGCACGGTGAACCGCGAGCTGAATGTGACCCAACCGCTGGACGACTACGGTCAACAGATGGCTGCAGAACACACCGACTTGTGCGGTTATATTTTTATGCAGAAGTCGCCGTCGTGCGGCCTGGAGCGGGTCAAGGTGTACCGCGCCAACGGCACGCCGGTGGATGGCGGCGGGCGCGGCATCTACGCCCAGGCGTTTTGCGCGCGCCACCCCAACCTGCCGGTGGAAGAAGACGGTCGGCTGAATGACCCGGTGTTGCGGGAAAACTTCCTGACCCGCGTCTTCGTGTATGCCAGCTGGCAACAACTGCTGGGCGAAGGCCTGACCCGCCATCGCTTGCTGGCCTTTCACGCGCGCTACAAATACCTGCTGATGGCGCACAGCCCCGTGCACTACAAAAGCCTCGGCCATCGGCTGGGCAGCATGGGCAAGGGCACCAACCTCGACGAACTGGCCGCCTGCTACTTCACCGAACTGATGACCGGCCTGACCAAGTGCGCCACCCGTGGCACCCACACCAATGTGCTGCAACACATCAGCGGCTACCTCAAGCAGGCCATCAGCGCCGACGACAAACAGGAAATGCAAACCGTCATCGGCCAATACCGCCACGGCATCGTGCCGCTGGTGGTGCCACTGACGTTGCTCAAACACCACTTTCGCCAACACCCGGACCGCTACATCGCGCAACAGGCTTACCTGCAACCGCACCCGGAAAACCTCAGCCTACGTAATGCGATCTGA
- the algW gene encoding Do family serine endopeptidase AlgW: MLKALRFFGWPLLAGVLIAMLIIQRFPEWVGLPSFDVNLQQAPQTSAVVQGPVTYADAVVIAAPAVVNLYTTKVINKPAHPLFEDPQFRRYFGDNGPKQRRMESSLGSGVIMSPEGYILTNNHVTTGADQIVVALRDGRETLARVVGSDPETDLAVLKIDLKSLPSITLGRSDGLRVGDVALAIGNPFGVGQTVTMGIISATGRNQLGLNSYEDFIQTDAAINPGNSGGALVDANGNLTGINTAIFSKSGGSQGIGFAIPVKLAMEVMKSIIEHGQVIRGWLGIEVQPLTKELAESFGLTGRPGIVVAGIFRDGPAQKAGLQLGDVILSINGEPAGDGRKSMNQVARIKPTDKVAIQVMRNGKEIKLLAEIGLRPPPAPVKEEE, from the coding sequence ATGCTCAAGGCACTGCGTTTTTTTGGATGGCCATTGTTGGCTGGCGTGCTGATCGCGATGCTGATCATTCAGCGTTTCCCCGAGTGGGTGGGCTTACCCAGCTTTGATGTGAACCTGCAACAGGCCCCGCAAACCAGCGCGGTGGTGCAAGGCCCGGTGACTTACGCCGACGCGGTGGTCATCGCCGCCCCGGCCGTGGTCAACCTGTACACCACCAAGGTCATCAACAAACCGGCGCATCCGTTGTTTGAAGACCCGCAGTTCCGCCGCTATTTCGGCGACAACGGGCCCAAACAGCGACGCATGGAATCCAGCCTGGGTTCCGGGGTGATCATGAGCCCTGAAGGCTACATCCTCACCAACAACCACGTGACCACCGGCGCCGACCAGATTGTGGTGGCCCTGCGTGACGGCCGTGAAACCCTGGCCCGGGTGGTGGGCAGCGACCCGGAAACGGACCTGGCCGTGTTGAAGATCGACTTGAAAAGCCTGCCCTCGATCACCCTCGGCCGCTCCGACGGCCTGCGCGTAGGTGACGTGGCGCTGGCCATCGGCAACCCGTTCGGCGTGGGGCAGACGGTGACCATGGGTATCATCAGCGCCACCGGGCGTAACCAGTTGGGGCTCAACAGCTACGAAGACTTCATCCAGACCGACGCGGCGATCAACCCGGGCAACTCCGGCGGCGCGCTGGTGGATGCCAATGGCAACCTGACCGGGATCAACACCGCGATTTTCTCCAAGTCCGGCGGCTCCCAGGGCATCGGCTTTGCGATCCCGGTGAAGCTGGCGATGGAGGTGATGAAGTCGATCATCGAGCATGGCCAGGTGATTCGCGGCTGGCTGGGGATTGAAGTACAGCCGCTGACCAAGGAACTGGCCGAGTCGTTTGGCCTGACCGGGCGCCCTGGCATCGTGGTCGCCGGGATCTTCCGCGACGGCCCGGCGCAAAAAGCCGGCCTGCAATTGGGGGATGTGATCCTCAGCATCAATGGCGAACCGGCTGGCGATGGGCGCAAGTCGATGAACCAGGTGGCGCGGATCAAACCGACCGACAAGGTGGCGATCCAGGTGATGCGCAACGGCAAAGAGATCAAGCTGCTGGCGGAAATCGGCCTGCGCCCACCGCCGGCACCGGTTAAAGAAGAAGAGTAA
- a CDS encoding TIGR01777 family oxidoreductase yields the protein MHILLTGGTGLIGRQLCRHWLAQGHRLTVWSRHPEEVASLCGAEVLGVARLEEVIGSVDAVVNLAGAPIADRPWTHKRKALLWSSRISLTETLLAWLERREQKPAVLISGSAVGWYGDGGERELTEASGPVQDDFPSQLCIAWEETAQRAEALGIRVVLVRTGLVLAAEGGFLSRLLLPFKLALGGPIGNGRQWMPWVHIKDQIGLIDFLLHKEDASGPYNACAPHPVRNREFAKTLGQVLHRPAFMPMPAFALKVGLGELSGLLLGGQKALPERLLAAGFTFQFTELRAALDDLSSRL from the coding sequence ATGCATATTTTGCTGACCGGCGGTACCGGATTGATCGGTCGCCAACTCTGCCGACACTGGCTCGCCCAGGGCCACCGACTGACTGTATGGAGCCGCCACCCTGAAGAAGTCGCGTCCTTGTGCGGCGCCGAGGTGCTGGGCGTGGCGCGCCTGGAAGAGGTGATCGGTAGCGTCGACGCGGTGGTCAATCTGGCCGGCGCTCCCATCGCCGACCGCCCCTGGACCCACAAGCGCAAGGCCTTGTTGTGGAGCAGCCGCATCAGCCTTACCGAAACCCTGCTGGCATGGCTGGAACGCAGGGAGCAAAAGCCGGCGGTGTTGATTTCCGGTTCCGCAGTGGGCTGGTACGGCGACGGCGGTGAGCGCGAATTGACCGAAGCCAGCGGCCCGGTGCAGGACGATTTCCCCAGCCAACTGTGTATCGCCTGGGAAGAAACCGCCCAGCGCGCCGAAGCCTTGGGCATTCGCGTGGTGCTGGTGCGTACCGGCCTGGTGCTGGCCGCCGAGGGCGGCTTTTTGTCGCGGCTGTTGCTGCCGTTCAAACTCGCGCTGGGCGGGCCTATCGGCAATGGTCGGCAGTGGATGCCGTGGGTACACATAAAGGATCAAATCGGCCTGATTGATTTTCTTCTGCACAAGGAGGACGCCAGCGGTCCTTATAATGCTTGCGCGCCGCACCCGGTGCGTAACCGCGAGTTCGCCAAGACACTCGGCCAGGTACTGCACCGCCCGGCCTTTATGCCGATGCCGGCCTTTGCGTTGAAGGTGGGCCTGGGCGAGTTGTCCGGCCTGTTGCTGGGCGGGCAGAAGGCGCTGCCCGAGCGCTTGCTGGCCGCCGGTTTCACTTTCCAGTTCACTGAGTTGCGCGCGGCCTTGGACGACTTATCCAGCCGCCTCTAG
- a CDS encoding Nif3-like dinuclear metal center hexameric protein, with protein sequence MAVALSTLVEEADRYLGSAKIADYCPNGLQVEGRPQVMRIVSGVTASQALLDAAVEAQADLVLVHHGYFWKGENPCITGMKQRRLKTLLKHDISLLAYHLPLDLHAEVGNNVQLARQLDITVEGPLDPSNPKIVGLVGSLAEPLSPRDFARRVQEVMGREPLLIEGSDMIRRVGWCTGGGQGYIDDAIAAGVDLYLSGEASEQTFHSARENDISFIAAGHHATERYGVQALGDYLARRFALEHLFIDCPNPI encoded by the coding sequence ATGGCCGTTGCTTTGAGCACCCTCGTCGAGGAAGCGGACCGCTACCTCGGCAGCGCAAAAATTGCCGATTATTGCCCCAATGGCCTGCAGGTCGAGGGCCGCCCGCAGGTGATGCGCATCGTCAGCGGCGTGACCGCCAGCCAGGCATTGCTGGATGCCGCCGTCGAAGCCCAGGCTGATTTGGTGCTGGTGCACCACGGTTATTTCTGGAAAGGCGAAAACCCCTGCATCACCGGCATGAAGCAGCGCCGCCTGAAAACCCTGCTCAAACACGACATCAGCCTGCTGGCCTACCACCTGCCGCTGGACCTGCATGCGGAGGTGGGCAACAACGTGCAGCTGGCGCGCCAGTTGGACATCACCGTCGAGGGCCCTTTGGACCCGAGCAACCCGAAGATTGTCGGCCTGGTCGGCTCCCTGGCCGAGCCCCTGTCCCCCCGCGACTTCGCTCGCCGTGTACAGGAGGTGATGGGCCGCGAGCCGCTGCTGATCGAGGGCAGCGACATGATCCGCCGCGTTGGCTGGTGCACCGGCGGTGGCCAAGGCTACATCGACGACGCGATTGCCGCCGGTGTCGACCTGTACCTCAGCGGTGAAGCCTCCGAGCAGACCTTCCACAGCGCGCGGGAAAACGACATCAGCTTCATCGCCGCCGGCCATCACGCCACTGAGCGCTACGGCGTGCAGGCGTTGGGTGATTACCTGGCGCGGCGGTTTGCCTTGGAGCACTTGTTCATCGACTGCCCCAACCCGATCTGA
- a CDS encoding TIGR02450 family Trp-rich protein, translating into MNRINPAKLLLSKWTAAHPRNKEKHFLVTELFRDDEGSVLEIELQAVMTRRAERLAWQTLQNADAWRMGWK; encoded by the coding sequence ATGAACCGCATCAACCCTGCCAAGTTGCTGCTGTCGAAGTGGACAGCAGCCCATCCGCGCAACAAGGAAAAACACTTCCTGGTCACCGAGCTGTTTCGCGACGACGAAGGCAGTGTGCTCGAAATCGAACTGCAAGCCGTGATGACCCGGCGCGCCGAGCGCCTGGCCTGGCAAACTCTGCAAAATGCCGACGCCTGGCGCATGGGCTGGAAATAA
- the hemH gene encoding ferrochelatase — translation MTDHALLLVNLGSPASTSVADVRSYLNQFLMDPYVIDLPWPVRRLLVSLILIKRPEQSAHAYASIWWDEGSPLVVLSRRLQQQMTTQWTQGPVELAMRYGEPSLETTLTRLAAQGIQKVTLAPLYPQFADSTVTTVIEEARRVVRDKKLNVQFSILQPFYDQPEYLDALVASARPYVDQDYDHLLLSFHGLPERHLTKLDPTGQHCFKDADCCKNASAEVLKTCYRAQCFSVARDFAERMGLPDDKWSVAFQSRLGRAKWIEPYTEARLEALAQQGVKKLLVMCPAFVADCIETLEEIGDRGLEQFREAGGEELVLVPCLNDDPQWAVALNTLCERAPLSL, via the coding sequence ATGACGGATCACGCGTTGTTACTGGTCAACCTGGGTTCACCGGCGTCCACCTCGGTGGCCGATGTGCGCAGCTACCTCAATCAGTTTTTGATGGACCCTTATGTGATCGACCTGCCGTGGCCGGTGCGGCGCTTGCTGGTGTCGCTGATCTTGATCAAGCGCCCCGAGCAGTCGGCCCACGCCTATGCCTCCATCTGGTGGGACGAAGGCTCGCCGCTGGTGGTGCTCAGCCGTCGCCTGCAACAGCAGATGACCACGCAGTGGACCCAAGGCCCGGTCGAATTGGCGATGCGTTATGGCGAGCCGTCCCTGGAAACGACCCTCACCCGCCTGGCGGCCCAAGGCATCCAGAAAGTCACGTTGGCGCCGCTGTACCCGCAATTTGCCGACAGCACCGTGACCACGGTGATCGAAGAAGCCCGGCGGGTGGTACGCGACAAAAAGCTCAACGTGCAGTTCTCGATCCTGCAACCGTTCTACGACCAACCGGAGTATCTCGACGCACTGGTCGCGAGCGCGCGGCCTTACGTGGACCAGGATTACGACCACCTGCTGCTGAGCTTTCACGGCTTGCCTGAGCGGCATCTGACCAAACTTGATCCTACCGGCCAGCATTGCTTCAAGGACGCCGACTGCTGCAAGAACGCGTCTGCCGAGGTGCTCAAGACCTGCTATCGCGCGCAGTGTTTCAGCGTCGCCCGCGACTTCGCCGAGCGCATGGGGTTGCCGGACGATAAATGGTCGGTGGCCTTCCAATCGCGTCTGGGCCGCGCCAAGTGGATCGAACCCTACACTGAGGCGCGCCTGGAAGCCCTGGCCCAACAAGGCGTTAAAAAGCTGCTGGTGATGTGCCCGGCGTTTGTCGCCGATTGCATCGAGACACTGGAAGAAATTGGCGACCGCGGCCTGGAGCAGTTCCGCGAGGCGGGGGGCGAGGAACTGGTATTGGTGCCGTGCCTGAATGATGACCCGCAGTGGGCGGTGGCGTTGAACACACTTTGTGAAAGAGCGCCGTTGTCACTGTAA
- the phrB gene encoding deoxyribodipyrimidine photo-lyase translates to MHLIWLRTDLRLHDNTALAAACQRGPVAAVYLITPEQWLAHDDAPCKVDFWLRNLQHLSRALGELNIPLLIRHAATWDQAPAVLGQLCRELSVASVHVNEEYGVHESRRDAAVAEALEAQDVTFHSYLDQLFFQPGSVLTKTGTYFQVFSQFRKVCYSRLHSALPRLVATPKAQAALDVKSDPIPDQVEGFEPPSDTLRALWPAGEDEARRRLDAFADQQISYYKDERDFPAKPGTSQLSAYLAAGVVSPRQCLHAALLTNRGEFESGDIGAITWINELLWREFYKHILVGYPRVSRHRAFRPETEALAWRNAPKDLAAWQQARTGLPIIDAAMRQLLETGWMHNRLRMVVAMFLTKNLLIDWREGERFFMRHLIDGDLAANNGGWQWSSSTGTDSAPYFRIFSPLSQSEKFDGEGVFIKRWLPELAALNKKEVHNPEAAGGLFGVADYPRSIVDLKQSRERALAAFRNLPARQEVAEHE, encoded by the coding sequence ATGCACTTGATCTGGCTGCGCACCGACCTGCGCCTACACGACAACACCGCCCTGGCTGCCGCCTGCCAGCGAGGCCCGGTGGCGGCCGTGTACCTCATCACCCCAGAGCAATGGCTGGCCCATGACGATGCACCGTGCAAAGTGGATTTCTGGTTGCGCAACCTGCAGCACCTGAGCCGGGCCCTGGGCGAACTGAATATTCCCTTGCTGATTCGCCATGCCGCGACCTGGGACCAGGCGCCCGCCGTACTCGGCCAATTGTGCCGCGAGCTGTCGGTGGCCTCGGTGCACGTCAACGAAGAATATGGCGTGCATGAAAGCCGTCGCGATGCGGCGGTGGCCGAAGCCCTGGAAGCCCAGGACGTGACCTTCCACAGCTACCTGGACCAGCTGTTTTTCCAACCGGGCAGCGTGCTGACCAAAACCGGCACCTACTTCCAGGTGTTCAGCCAGTTCCGCAAGGTCTGCTACAGCCGCTTGCACAGCGCACTGCCGCGCCTGGTCGCGACGCCAAAAGCCCAGGCCGCGCTGGATGTGAAAAGCGACCCGATCCCCGACCAGGTTGAGGGTTTCGAGCCGCCCAGCGACACCTTGCGCGCCCTCTGGCCCGCCGGTGAAGACGAAGCCCGGCGCCGGCTCGACGCCTTCGCCGACCAGCAGATCAGCTATTACAAGGACGAGCGCGACTTCCCGGCCAAACCCGGCACCAGCCAGCTCTCGGCCTACCTGGCAGCCGGCGTGGTTTCGCCGCGTCAGTGCCTGCATGCTGCGCTGCTAACCAACAGGGGCGAGTTCGAAAGTGGCGATATCGGCGCCATCACCTGGATCAACGAATTGCTCTGGCGTGAGTTCTACAAACACATTCTGGTCGGCTACCCACGGGTTTCGCGGCACCGCGCATTCCGCCCCGAGACCGAAGCGCTGGCCTGGCGTAACGCGCCCAAGGACCTCGCCGCCTGGCAGCAGGCCCGCACCGGCCTGCCGATCATCGACGCGGCCATGCGCCAGCTGCTGGAAACCGGCTGGATGCACAACCGCCTGCGGATGGTGGTGGCGATGTTCCTGACCAAAAACCTGTTGATCGACTGGCGTGAAGGCGAGCGTTTCTTCATGCGTCACCTGATCGACGGCGACCTGGCGGCCAACAACGGCGGCTGGCAGTGGAGTTCGTCCACCGGCACCGACTCGGCGCCGTACTTCCGGATTTTCAGCCCGTTGAGCCAGTCGGAAAAATTCGACGGCGAAGGCGTGTTCATCAAGCGCTGGCTGCCGGAATTGGCCGCGCTGAATAAAAAAGAAGTGCACAACCCCGAAGCCGCCGGTGGCCTGTTCGGCGTGGCGGATTACCCGCGCTCGATAGTCGACCTCAAGCAATCGCGCGAGCGCGCCCTGGCGGCCTTTCGCAACCTGCCTGCACGCCAGGAGGTCGCCGAACATGAGTGA